One segment of Saprospiraceae bacterium DNA contains the following:
- a CDS encoding OmpA family protein, protein MAAFCTLLKSFFDSPELCEKYKVNPNIKLPPAKSGETAILRDLFFVGDQDILLKASEPALPKVLRFMQMNPDLKVGIARHINGPGLDMPKEPEWRRSLSERRAKRIYDSLLNNGIPAKRLTDKGYLNTQMLFPKPKPPEESEQNRRAEIRVLEGN, encoded by the coding sequence ATGGCGGCATTCTGCACCCTTTTGAAATCTTTTTTCGACAGCCCCGAACTTTGCGAAAAATATAAAGTCAATCCCAACATAAAGCTGCCTCCCGCAAAATCTGGCGAAACCGCCATCCTGCGAGACCTCTTTTTTGTTGGCGACCAAGACATCCTGCTGAAAGCCTCCGAGCCAGCGCTTCCCAAAGTCCTCAGATTCATGCAAATGAACCCCGATTTGAAAGTGGGAATAGCCCGACATATCAACGGCCCGGGCCTTGATATGCCGAAAGAGCCGGAGTGGCGCAGAAGCCTGTCGGAGCGACGCGCCAAGCGTATCTATGATTCTTTGCTAAACAATGGCATCCCCGCCAAGCGCCTGACCGACAAAGGCTATTTGAACACGCAAATGCTCTTTCCAAAACCTAAGCCCCCCGAAGAATCGGAACAAAACAGGAGAGCCGAGATAAG